In Zunongwangia sp. HGR-M22, the sequence AAATTATCGAAAAAGCACGCACAAAAAATCCAGAGGTAAAAATTATATTGGCCGGGATGCAAATTCCACCAAATATGGGCGAAGCATATACGTCTGAATTCCGCTCTCTTTTCCCTAATCTAGCTAAGGAATACGATTTAAAATTGATTCCTTTTTTATTGGAAGGTGTAGCCGGCGAGCCGGGATTAAATCAGCAAGACGGCATCCATCCCACCGCTGAAGGTCAGCAGATTTTAGCAAATAATGTTTGGGAGATCTTGAAAGATGAAGTTCAGTGATTCAGTATGCAGTAAGCAGTCTCTATTGGCAATCTTCAATTAACAATAAACAGGGAGTAATTATCAAATTTTGTAGTGAATCGGAAAGATTTGTGGTATCGAGAAGTCTTTTTCAGTTGGTAGTAAACAGTCCCAGTTTGCAGTCCATAAATTCTTGATACAATTTTAATTCCGCTGACGCCAAATCAAAATTCAACATTCTAAAACTAAATTCTAATGTCTAAAAACGGAGCGATCTGATTTTCCAAAATAAAAAATCCGACTAAAAAAATAGCCGGATCTATTTACTCGATAATCGAGATTAAATGCGCCAAGGCTTGCCTTGATACAAAGACAATTTTTAAAAAAATGCCTCACGAGCTTACCCTGAGGTAGTTTACTGAAAATCGATATTTCTGATTATAATTTTCTAACCCAAATATTTCTAAACTGTACTTTAGTACCGTGATCCTGTAAAGCGATTACATCTTCTTCGTGTGCTTCAGGATAATTATGTAGGCCAATATAAAGTGTTAAGCCCTGTATTGTGGTATTGTTTTGTACAACCACACCATTGTGAAGCACGGTGATCTTAGCTTTTTGATCTAACTTACCATCTTTAAAACGCGGTGCAGTGTAGATCACATCGTAAACATTCCATTTATCAGGAGAGCGCATGGCGTTAACCAAAGGCGGTGCATCTTTATAAATACTAGCAGCCTGCCCATTGCTGTAAGAGCGGTTATTGTAAGAATCTAAAATCTGTAATTCGTATCTATTCTGAAGAAATAAACCACTATTTCCACGGCCTTGCCCAGAATTTTCAACTTTATCTGGTGCACTCCATTCAATATGAATTTGCGCATCGCCAAACTTCATTTTGGTTTGTATGCCTCCTGTTCCCGGCACAACCTCAAAATAACCATCTTTTATAGCCCAGGGTGCTGATTTCTCGGTATCATTCTGGCTTACCCATTGGTCTAAATTCTTACCATTAAAAAGTATAATCGCATCTGAAGGTGCATCGCCCGGCTTTTCTCCCGGAGTAATTTTTTCTATCTGTGGCTCCCAAATTTCAGTCATTTCTGGTTTCATAGGCATTGGAGATTCCTCAGGTGGAGTAGTAGGAGCATCCATCTGCGAAAAACCGATGCTAGAATATCCAATTCCGAATAAAATTAGTGTGATTATTTTAGATTTTTTCATTTTAGTGAAAATAGAGTTTAATTAATTTATTTCTTAAATATAAAGAATAGCAAAGAAAAAGTCTGTAAAAATTAGTGAATTATAAAATCAGCAATTATTTGAGTTTTCAGAATTTAAATTTAAAATTGTTGAAGCTGAATTAGATATTTACTCGATAACCGAAATTCATCGTTTTTAGGTTTGCCTAGTAATAAGATAATTTTCTGATCAATTATTCAGCGTCTCTTTATGAGGCAGTTTTAATTTGAAATCTTTACGCAAAAATGGAAATACCTAATTTTATCAATTTTAAAATATGAAAAACGGCTTGTAAAATAGTGATTATTAAATTCTAAAAGGTTTCATTTTAGAATAGAGGGTACGCTTAAATTCTAATAGAATATTTAACAAATTTGGCAAAAGATTTTTTGAAATTCGATTCGGTTTTCAACTAATTTAGCCTTTTCAATGAAATTAGAAGAAAAAGTAAGGGCAGTCGAAAGTTTATTCGAAACCCTTTCAGAAGAACTTAATACTTTTCAAGCTCATGCTGGTTTTAGCTGCGCCGCTGGTTGTGGTAAATGCTGTGAAAAACCAGGTATCCAGGCATCCCCTTTAGAATTTTTACCATGGGCCTTACAATGCTTCGTTGAAGGCAAAGCTGAAGAAACATTGGAGGCGCTAAGCAATACATCGGTAGAAATTTGCCATAATTATAAAATGCTGAGTTTAGAGAATAGCACCGGCCGTTGTACTGCATACACGCACCGCGGCCTTGTTTGTAGATTATTTGGCTATGGGGCACAGAGAGCTAAAAATAATAAACTTCAGCTTATAAGCTGCAAGCTGTTGAAACAATCAGAAAACTTTAGCAAAGCTGCTGTATCCATAAATAATGGACTATCTGTTCCTGTTTTTAGTGATTATTATTTACGCCTTTCGCAAATTGATTTTGGAATGGGTAGAAAAATTCTTCCTATCAATAAAGCAATGAAATTAGCGCTAGAAGAAGTTTTACATTATTATTCGTATCGACCGGTTCCAAAAAATTGGAAACGAGTAGCATAGGTAAAAATAAGATCACTTATTTTAAACTTGTGGATATCTATTAGCAAGATTGCTTCGGTATCAAGTTGGAAATTTTAATTTTGCGCTCCTAAAATTTAAGATATGAGCGTTATTTGGTACGAATGTAAGGTGAAATACAGAAAAACACATGAAACCGGAGAGCAAAAAGTAGTTTCTGAAGTATACTTATTAGATGCCGTTTCTTTCACTGAAGCAGAATCGAGAATCACCGAAGAAATGCAAAAGCTAACTAGTGAAGATTTTAAAATTATGAATATAAAGGTTGCCAATTTTGCAGAAGTTCATCCTTTTGAAAATTCTGATCGTTGGTTTAAATCTAAGGTATCACTGATAGCTATGGATGAAGAAAGCGGGAAAGAGAAAAAATCTAACATTTATCTTTTAGTGCAGGCTAACGATGTGAAAGAAGCTTATGAGAATACTGAAAAAGCGATGGAAGAAACTATGGGAGATTTTAGTATTCCGGCAATTACAGAATCGCCAATTTTAGATGTATTTCCATACTTTACTGGTGAAGAGGAACAACTCGAGAAGTTTAATATGATGGATGCTGTAGAAAACCTAAACGAAGAAGTAAGCCAGGAAGAAGAATAAAAAGAATTATCGCCGAAGCTTTAGAATTTCGGCTCATTGGATATAAACTTTTAAGCCTTTCAGTTAGTAGCTGAAAGGCTTTTTTATGCTTTGAAATATCAAATTTGAAAAGATGTATTTAACGATACTCTTTGGAAAACCAAAAAGGCAAGAGAGATATCTAAACGAAATATAGATTATTTTAAAAATGATATAAAGGGAGATTCAAAAACAAAATACTACGAGCTGATAAACTTATGGTTATTTTTCATCGTTTTTATGGCCGCCAGTGGATTTTTATGGCTGCATCCAAAACTTAGTAAGTAAGCTTGAATTGTGTAGCCGGTTTGAAAATTCCAATTGAGATGACACCTATTTTTATGGTAATTTAATAAGTATTGATAAACTCTATAAACATATAATCGAAAATTGATGGATTTTTTGAAAATTTAAATAATATATGGTTTAATTGCATGTTAGATATAATGATTTATATGTAATTTTGAAGCCCGTAATTTTATAAGATGAGTACTATTGAAAAAATAACTTTAATTGTAGCCATTATCGATGTACTTGCAGTTATTATCTTCTATATTATTTTGATGCGATCTAAAAACAAGAAAAATTGATTGTAATTTTATATTCAAAATAAAACCTTGAAAATATTTCAAGGTTTTTGATTTAAGCAGCCATTTGGAATATAATCAATGACTAATTAACTATTGATAAAATAAAAACAAAACATCCAAAATGCGAATTTTGATAGAAATTCCGGAGGCGGCGTTTATGCTCTTCAATCACTCCCGATTCTAATCTAACCAATGTAACCTTAACTATAATAATCTTTCTATTTTATACTGCTTTAATTTTTTAAGAGCAACACATTCATTTCTTTCAATGCTTATTAATTTACCCAATTCTTTTGCTTTTTCTTTCAGCATATAAAGAGTAAAGGCTGCCGTAACGTCTATATCTGTTACCTGATTAATATCTATTTTTAGGTGGTCTACTGCTTCATGTATTCCTGAGATTAGATCATTTTCAATTTTTTTGATGGTATAGGCATTTAAAATTCCCGATATTATAATCGCTTTAATATTACCAGTAGCATTCATAATAGATTTCTTAATCTGTATTGAAATTACATGGAAAATGGATATAGATAATATTTTTTATTCGAATGTCCGATTTCTTAAGATATTCGGCAGCTAATTTAATTTAAGCGGTTAAAGAACATTGATTAGCTCGAGAACATTTTTTTTGTAGCGCCTGCTTATAGGAATTATTCTTTTATTGATAAGAACGCTATTATCTTTTAAATCTTCGATTTTATTGGTGTTTATTATATAAGATCGATGTGTTTGTAAAAAATTATCTGAAGCGAGTTTGGCAAAAACTTTCTTTAAACTGGTATAGGTTAAAATCTTTTGCTTTTCTAAATGAATGCATACATAATTTCCACTAGCTTCAATAAAATCAATTTCAGAAGGATTTATTCTTATTAGTCGTTTGTCACTTTGCACATAAAAGGCTCCGTTTCCTATGGTATTAGGTTTTTGCATTATTCTATTTTTGCCAATAGCTTTTTGCACAGCTTTATTGAAGCGTACTTTTTCTATAGGCTTTAGTAAATAATCGAGTACAGGATCAAATTCAAATGCTTTGATCGCAAATTCTTTTGCCGATGACATTAAGATTACTCGAGGAGGATCTTGCATTATGGACAGCATATCAAATCCATCAATATGGGGTAACATAATGTCTAGAAAAATGAGATCAATATTTTTTGTTTCATTAATAAATTTAAGAGCGGTAAGGGCGCTATTAAATGTTCCTGCCAGTTCCAGTTCATTATGTTCTAAGACTAACATTTTACAAACAGAAATCTGTAATTCTTCATCATCTACTATAATACATTTCATCTTTCCTAAAATATTTTATGAATATAAAAAAGAAAAAATTATTATTAGAAATTTATATTTTGAATATCTAATGGAGGGTTAAAATCTTTTATTTTCATAATTATTTTAACCACTTTTTAAGTAAAAAATGGGTTTTTAGAAAGATAAATTTTAAATAGGGTGCAGTAGATTTGAAATCGAAACTTATCAAAACCAACCACCATGAACTCAACCTTAAATATTGGAAGTATTCCCTTTAGCGAAGCGCTTAATAAAATTGAACAAAAACATCAGATTCAACCAAACGAAAAACGTGCTTTAATGCAGCTTGAAAATATCCAAATAAAACGTTTAGCGTTTACCACAGATGGAGGCTTTTGTGATCACGGAAATTTTCACAAGGAGCTACAAGAAGGTTTAGGGACCATTAAGATTAGCTATAAGGATATTGAAACTTCAGAAGAAAAGATTTTGATTTTAAATAAACTGGAGTCTAAGCAAAAGGAAATCCCAATAGATTTTAAAATAAATGCAATCTACCAAAAAATAGAAGACGCTTTCTGTTTTTACTCTCAGGCATTAGACGAATCTAATAGATTATATTTTAAAAATATATTCAAAAATTTATGTCTTCATAAAAAAGCTTACGTAGCCGGTTTGAAAGCACAATATAAATTGGCGAATTATAGAAGAAAGCAAAACGGACTTAAATGTGCAGAGTTACAATCAAAAGGCAAAAGCTATATAATAAAACGTGGTATCGAGCTTCAATCTGAATTAATATCGCTTTATGAGGATATAATACCAAATATCAAAAACAAACAGGAGCGCAATACGCTAGAAAGTCACCTTAAATACATAAAATCTGATAAAGGAGTTTTTTCTCAATTAGAGAAAAATCACTTTTTGGTTTAATAACTTATAATCTTAAATATTATGCTTTTAACCTATTTAAATGATTTTTAGGTGTTTTTATTGAAAGAAAATTCGTACAAATTTAGTTTGTAATATTTTTTGAAGAATATAGATTTTCTTGGTATAATAGTATTGAAGTCGTGTAGACCAACCATTTTAAAGGCCATTTTAGCAATTTGATGCCGTCATATTTTTTTAAAAATCAACTTCTTGCGAGGTTGATTTTTGTTTTTAGATTTCGTCTTATTTTACCTATACTTATAAAGCTATTCAATTTTATTTTTATCAACTGTTTTTACGTTTTATAAGAACACGTAATACTGATTCTTATAAAGCTATAATAATATGTTTATGAAACCAAAAATTAAACTATTTAAGGAAAAAGCTTTAGAAGTAGCGAATCAAAAAAAGGAGGCCGCAGAAGATCTTAATCATAAGATATTAAGTACGGTAGATCGGCAGCAGCAGCTAGAGGCAGCTATAGCAGAAACCGCTGCCATTCTTAATAATATCTATTCTAAAACGATTAAAGATTGTTTTTCCGATTCAGAAAAGCAGCTTATAAAAGCCGCAGAGAATGAAGCGATGTTTATAATTTACGATGCTTACCGTAATTGATACAGCTATACATCTTTAGCTTTGTACGCTATAATATCTTTAAAATTAAATAAAATTTGGTGTTTTTTACTTGCTGATTTTTTAAAATAATAAGCTTCAAAGTAATCCCAAAGTTGATTAAATCAAGTTTGCCTTTAAAAGCTTGATTGTTAATTTTATGTAACCTCATTAATTTTTTTTTACATCTTCTTGTAGTTAAGGCGAAGTTTGTATAATTTTGGCGCTTCAAATGAAATTACTATTTAAGTACATATCATTTTTTTCACTTCTTCTTAACGGATATGGCTCACTTCATGCCAATTCGCTAAATGACGATACTCATTCTTTTTCAGAAATTATTTCTTTTGAATGTGATCAAGATTTATATTTTGACTACATAGACGATAGTGATGCTTTAATCCATCAAAGATCAAGTTCGTATCCAGAGAGAAAATTTTCTGAAAGTGAAGAAATAGAAATAGAAGAAGCACAGAATGAAACAGATGCTGATGTTTCCAAAAAATGCTTAGGGAGTAGCGATTATCTGGCTACTCTTTTTTATACCGTACTTTCTGCCTATCATGACTTCAATCGATCTGATAGTACACCTTATTTTTCAAATGAATTTCACCAATTATCTTACCCATCTCTTTGCGTAAGATATTGTGTATTTAGAATATGATATTCAAGTCCGGATTTCACTCAAAATCCGGAATCTTTCATTTAAGCCTATATCACTTTTAAAAAATCTTATTCTAGATTTTTGTAGGCTTCCATAAGGTTTACCCTAATTTTTTCACTTTAATTTTTAAAATTATGATGAGTAGAAGTCTCATGATTATTAGCCTGTGCGTTTTATTTTTAAGCATAGGCTGCGAATCCCACAAAGAAAAGAAAGAAGAAAAATCCAAATTTCTTGTAACTAGTCCCGTTCGAAAAGATACATTGATTGTAAATCAATATGTAGCACAAATCCAATCAATCCGAAATATCGAGGTACGCGCGCAAGAGCGAGGTTATTTAGAAAATATTTATGTAGATGAAGGGCAAGTTGTAAAGAAGGGGCAATTAATGTTTAAAATTATGCCAAAGCTTTACAATGCTGAATTGCAGAAAGCTAAAGCTGAAGCACATTTTGCCCAAATTGAATATCAAAACACTAAACAATTAGCCGATAGTAATGTAGTTGCTCCTAATGAATTAGCAATGGCTAAAGCGAAATACGAAAAAGCAAAAGCCGAGCAATCCTTAGCGCAGGTTCATCTTGAATTTACTGAAATTAGAGCTCCTTTTGATGGGATCGTAGATCGCCTTCATTTAAAATTAGGAAGTTTAGTTGAAGAAGGGGAGTTACTAACCAGCTTATCTGATAACAGCGATATGTGGGTTTATTATAACGTTCCTGAAGCCGAATATTTAGATTATCAACAAGCAGTTCATGAAGATGACACTACTAAAGTAGAACTTTTAATGGCTAATAATCAGGTTTATAAGCATGAAGGTTTTGTGCAAACTATAGAAGGAGAGTTTAATAACGAAACTGGTAATATTGCTTTTAGAGCGAATTTCCCAAATCCTGAAGGTCTTTTAAGGCATGGTGAAACAGGTAGCGTTTTAACTAAAGTACCTTTTAAAAACTCGTTGCTAATCCCACAAAAAGCAACTTTTGAGGTATTAAGTAAACATTACGTTTATGTGGTAAACGAGGATCACAAAATTGAACCACGTGAAATTTCACTTTCCGGTGAACTTCCCCATATCTACGCAATAAGTGACGGAATTACTGAAGATGACAAAATTTTGCTAGAAGGTCTTCGAAAAGTAAGAGATGGAGACGAAATCGAATACGAATTTGAAGAACCGCAGCAAGTTATCGATCACTTACAATTATATGCAGAGTAAGTTGGTATATAATTTATCCAAATTAGTTATAGAATTTTCTCCTCTAATCTTTGGAAAAAATTTCAATCTCAATATTGAGTAAAATCTAAAAAAAACTATGTTTAAACGTTTTATACATAGACCCGTATTTGCCATTGTTATTTCTATAATAATAGTATTTATGGGGTCTTTAGCCATAAAAAAACTGCCAATATCGCAGTTTCCCCAAATTGCACCAACTACAGTGAACATCTTTGTAGCTTATCCAGGGGCCAGTGCAGATGTTTTAGTAAAATCTACCCTTATTACCCTAGAAAATTCTATTAATGGGGTGCAGGGAATGCGTTATTTAGCTACAGATGCTACGAGTGCAGGTGAAGCTACCCTTAGGGTAATTTTTGAACCGGGAACAGATCCAAATGATGCAGTAGTAAAAGTAAAAACCCGGGTAGACCAGGTTATGCCCTTATTGCCCGAGCTTGTGCAGCGGGAAGGGGTGACAATTACACCCATTCAACCCAGTATGTTGATGTACGTAAACCTTTATTCTAAAAAGGAAAGTATGGATGAAAAATTTCTATACAATTACGCCAACGTAAAGATGATACCTGAAATTAATAGAATCAAAGGAATTGCGCGGTCTAAAATTTTGGGAAGTAGAAAATATGCTATGCGTGTTTGGTTAAATCCTGATAGGATGCGTGCTTATGATGTTTCTGTAGACGAGGTGATGGAAGCTATGAAAGAGCAAAGTATCGTCGGAAGACCAGGTCGTTTAGGTCGAAGCTCTGGTATACAGGCACAATCTTTAGAATATGTATTAACTTATAAAGGTCGATATAATGAACCAGAGCAATATGAAAATATTATCATTAGAGCTAATGCTGAAGGTGAAAGCTTACGTTTAAAAGATATTGGTAGGGTAGAACTAGGAAGTGAATTCTTTGATATTTATTCTAATTTAGATGGTCATCCATCTGCAGCTATTGTCTTAAAACAAAGTTACGGTAGTAACGCCAGCGATGTTATAGATGAAGTTAAAGACGAGTTGGAAAAAATGAAAGAAGATTTTCCTCCTGGTATGGATTACAAACTCAGTTATGATGTATCGCAGTTTTTAGATGCCTCTATAGAGCAGGTGGTAGATACTTTAAGAGATGCTTTTATTCTGGTTGCCGTCGTAGTATTTATTTTCTTGGGTGATTGGCGCTCCACACTTATACCTATTCTTGCTGTTCCGGTTTCCTTGGTAGGGGCGTTTTTTGTGATCCAATTTTTTGGTATTTCTATAAACTTGGTAACGCTTTTTGCTTTAGTATTAGCGATAGGTATTGTGGTAGATGATGCCATTGTCGTCGTCGAGGCGGTACATGCCAAGTTTGATGAGTATCCAGATATATCTCCATATGTAGCCGTAAAACAGGTTTTAGGAGAAATTGGTGGGGCGATTATCGCAATTACTGCCGTAATGGTTTCGGTTTTCTTACCTATCTCGTTTATGTCTGGACCGGTTGGTACGTTCTACAGACAATTCTCTATCACTATGGCTAGTGCCATCGTGATTTCAGCAATAATAGCACTTACTTTAACGCCGGTCTTATGCGCAATTTTACTTAAGAACCATCATGGTAAAGAGCATAAGCAAAATTTCTTAACCAAAGGACTGGATAAATTTAATTCAGGATTCGATAAACTTACCGGTAAATATGTAAGTGTTTTAAAGCGAATGGTAAGTAGAAAATGGTTAACATTCGGGATTTTAATTGCTTTTTGTGCTGGGATATACTTAGAAAATCAGGTATTGCCTTCAGGTTTTGTGCCTAGTGAAGATCAGGGAACCATTTACGCGATTATTCAAACTCCACCGGGAGCAACCTTAGAGAGAACTAACGAGGTTTCCAGAAAACTACAGGCAATTTGTGAAGAAGTAGATGGTATCGAATCTGTAGCATCTTTAGCAGGTTACGAGATCATGACAGAAGGTAGGGGGTCTAATGCTGGTACCTGTTTGATTAACCTAAAAGAATGGTCTGATCGTGATCATACGGTTACAGAAATTATGGAAGAACTGGAGGAAAAATCTAAAGATCTTGGTGCGGTTATCGAGTTCTTTGAGCCACCGGCAATTCCAGGTTTTGGTTCTTCAGGAGGTTTTTCTATGCGTCTATTAGATGAAAATACAGAGACAGACTATCAAGATTTTGATAAGATCAACCAGGAGTTTATGGAGAATTTAAGACAGCGTCCAGAGCTTAAAGGACTGTTTACATTCTTCGCTGCAAATTATCCGCAATATGAATTAGAATTCAATAACGAACTCGCCATGCAAAAAGGTGTTTCTATTGGCGATGCCATGGAAAACCTGAATATTTTAATTGGTAGTACGTACGAGCAGGGATTCATTAAATACAATAGATTCTTTAAAGTATATGTACAGTCTGATCCTAAATTTAGAAGATTACCTTCAGATGTATTAAACATGTATGTGAAAAACGATCACGGAGAGATGGTGCCTTATTCGGCTTTTATGAAGCTTAAGAAACTTCAAGGTCCTAATGAGGTGACACGTTTCAATATGTATAATTCGGCTGCTATACGTGGTTTGCCGGCCGAAGGTTATACCACGGCAGATGCTATTGGTGCGATAAAAGAGGTTGCAAAAGAAACTCTTCCGAAGAATTATGATATTGCATGGGAAGGTCTTTCTTATGACGAAGCACAGCGCGGTAACGAATCTATTTATATTTTCTTAATCGTTTTGATCTTCGTTTATTTTGTTCTCGCAGCACAATACGAAAGTTTTATAATTCCTCTTTCTGTGATATTTTCCTTACCTGTAGGTGTTTTTGGTTCGTTTATGCTTCTTAAGTTTATGGGACTTCAAAATGATATCTATGCACAAATTGGATTAATTATGCTTGTTGGTCTCCTAGGGAAAAATGCGGTATTAATTGTGGAGTTTGCTGTAATGAAACATCATGAAGGTTTATCAATTCTAGATGCAGCAATAGAGGGAGCCAAAGTAAGATTTAGACCAATTTTGATGACTTCTTTTGCCTTTATCGCAGGGCTTATTCCTTTAATCTTAGCCAGTGGAGCAGGAGCTGTAGGAAATAGAACTTTAGGTGCCTCTGCGTTAGGAGGAATGCTCTTTGGGACAATCTTCGGGGTACTTATAGTTCCCGGTCTATATTATATCTTCGGAAGTCTTGCCGAAGGAAGATCACTTATAAAATTCGAAGACGAAAATCCATTAACTGAAGATTTTGAATATGATGAATAGAATAAATAAATATAAACATTTCTCTTATTTGGGCGTTACAGCAGGAATCATACTTACTGTTTCGTCTTGTGTACCTTCATTATCAGAGAAAGCAGTTAGTAAAGAGGTTCCCGGGAATTATCATAATTCCCAGGATTCTCTGGCTAGCAAAACCTTTAATGAGACAGATACTTCAAGTTCAGCTTTGATGGATTGGAAATCTTTTTTTAATGATCCTCATTTGTCTGCACTTATCGATACTGCTTTAGAAAATAATCAGGAGCTTAATATTACGCTTCAGGAATTGGAAATTGCGAAAAGCGAAGTTCAGGCTAGAAAAGGTGAATATTTACCTTCTATAGGATTAAAAGCAGGTGCAGGAATCGATAAGGTTG encodes:
- a CDS encoding efflux RND transporter periplasmic adaptor subunit translates to MSRSLMIISLCVLFLSIGCESHKEKKEEKSKFLVTSPVRKDTLIVNQYVAQIQSIRNIEVRAQERGYLENIYVDEGQVVKKGQLMFKIMPKLYNAELQKAKAEAHFAQIEYQNTKQLADSNVVAPNELAMAKAKYEKAKAEQSLAQVHLEFTEIRAPFDGIVDRLHLKLGSLVEEGELLTSLSDNSDMWVYYNVPEAEYLDYQQAVHEDDTTKVELLMANNQVYKHEGFVQTIEGEFNNETGNIAFRANFPNPEGLLRHGETGSVLTKVPFKNSLLIPQKATFEVLSKHYVYVVNEDHKIEPREISLSGELPHIYAISDGITEDDKILLEGLRKVRDGDEIEYEFEEPQQVIDHLQLYAE
- a CDS encoding STAS domain-containing protein — protein: MNATGNIKAIIISGILNAYTIKKIENDLISGIHEAVDHLKIDINQVTDIDVTAAFTLYMLKEKAKELGKLISIERNECVALKKLKQYKIERLL
- a CDS encoding DUF4494 domain-containing protein; this translates as MSVIWYECKVKYRKTHETGEQKVVSEVYLLDAVSFTEAESRITEEMQKLTSEDFKIMNIKVANFAEVHPFENSDRWFKSKVSLIAMDEESGKEKKSNIYLLVQANDVKEAYENTEKAMEETMGDFSIPAITESPILDVFPYFTGEEEQLEKFNMMDAVENLNEEVSQEEE
- a CDS encoding YkgJ family cysteine cluster protein, with protein sequence MKLEEKVRAVESLFETLSEELNTFQAHAGFSCAAGCGKCCEKPGIQASPLEFLPWALQCFVEGKAEETLEALSNTSVEICHNYKMLSLENSTGRCTAYTHRGLVCRLFGYGAQRAKNNKLQLISCKLLKQSENFSKAAVSINNGLSVPVFSDYYLRLSQIDFGMGRKILPINKAMKLALEEVLHYYSYRPVPKNWKRVA
- a CDS encoding 3-keto-disaccharide hydrolase, which gives rise to MKKSKIITLILFGIGYSSIGFSQMDAPTTPPEESPMPMKPEMTEIWEPQIEKITPGEKPGDAPSDAIILFNGKNLDQWVSQNDTEKSAPWAIKDGYFEVVPGTGGIQTKMKFGDAQIHIEWSAPDKVENSGQGRGNSGLFLQNRYELQILDSYNNRSYSNGQAASIYKDAPPLVNAMRSPDKWNVYDVIYTAPRFKDGKLDQKAKITVLHNGVVVQNNTTIQGLTLYIGLHNYPEAHEEDVIALQDHGTKVQFRNIWVRKL
- a CDS encoding efflux RND transporter permease subunit codes for the protein MFKRFIHRPVFAIVISIIIVFMGSLAIKKLPISQFPQIAPTTVNIFVAYPGASADVLVKSTLITLENSINGVQGMRYLATDATSAGEATLRVIFEPGTDPNDAVVKVKTRVDQVMPLLPELVQREGVTITPIQPSMLMYVNLYSKKESMDEKFLYNYANVKMIPEINRIKGIARSKILGSRKYAMRVWLNPDRMRAYDVSVDEVMEAMKEQSIVGRPGRLGRSSGIQAQSLEYVLTYKGRYNEPEQYENIIIRANAEGESLRLKDIGRVELGSEFFDIYSNLDGHPSAAIVLKQSYGSNASDVIDEVKDELEKMKEDFPPGMDYKLSYDVSQFLDASIEQVVDTLRDAFILVAVVVFIFLGDWRSTLIPILAVPVSLVGAFFVIQFFGISINLVTLFALVLAIGIVVDDAIVVVEAVHAKFDEYPDISPYVAVKQVLGEIGGAIIAITAVMVSVFLPISFMSGPVGTFYRQFSITMASAIVISAIIALTLTPVLCAILLKNHHGKEHKQNFLTKGLDKFNSGFDKLTGKYVSVLKRMVSRKWLTFGILIAFCAGIYLENQVLPSGFVPSEDQGTIYAIIQTPPGATLERTNEVSRKLQAICEEVDGIESVASLAGYEIMTEGRGSNAGTCLINLKEWSDRDHTVTEIMEELEEKSKDLGAVIEFFEPPAIPGFGSSGGFSMRLLDENTETDYQDFDKINQEFMENLRQRPELKGLFTFFAANYPQYELEFNNELAMQKGVSIGDAMENLNILIGSTYEQGFIKYNRFFKVYVQSDPKFRRLPSDVLNMYVKNDHGEMVPYSAFMKLKKLQGPNEVTRFNMYNSAAIRGLPAEGYTTADAIGAIKEVAKETLPKNYDIAWEGLSYDEAQRGNESIYIFLIVLIFVYFVLAAQYESFIIPLSVIFSLPVGVFGSFMLLKFMGLQNDIYAQIGLIMLVGLLGKNAVLIVEFAVMKHHEGLSILDAAIEGAKVRFRPILMTSFAFIAGLIPLILASGAGAVGNRTLGASALGGMLFGTIFGVLIVPGLYYIFGSLAEGRSLIKFEDENPLTEDFEYDE
- a CDS encoding LytR/AlgR family response regulator transcription factor: MKCIIVDDEELQISVCKMLVLEHNELELAGTFNSALTALKFINETKNIDLIFLDIMLPHIDGFDMLSIMQDPPRVILMSSAKEFAIKAFEFDPVLDYLLKPIEKVRFNKAVQKAIGKNRIMQKPNTIGNGAFYVQSDKRLIRINPSEIDFIEASGNYVCIHLEKQKILTYTSLKKVFAKLASDNFLQTHRSYIINTNKIEDLKDNSVLINKRIIPISRRYKKNVLELINVL